The following proteins come from a genomic window of Salvia hispanica cultivar TCC Black 2014 chromosome 4, UniMelb_Shisp_WGS_1.0, whole genome shotgun sequence:
- the LOC125185664 gene encoding salviol synthase-like: MEFSLLLSLQILIPTLIFLTLIITKKRNGKLPPGPRRIPLLGNMHNMISSEAPHRALHKLSQKFGPVMHLQLGEVSVAVISSPEAAKQVMKTHDIHFASRSPIIVAEIISYACTSITFGPYGEYWRQLRKITTLELLSMKRVQSFRWLREKVFIGLARKFVSGAEVNFSKEFNAATFNLISRAALGDATKQVESLHPMINELADLAAGFDIADVFPSVKLFQWMSRMKKRVLVIHKDIDRILEEVIHQHRTAKSDEHHEDILDVLLKYQQDGLDFSLTKDNVKSVIVDMLSGGSETSGTTVEWAMAELVKNPRILEKAQEEVRRIFDEEGTIEESRIQECKYLKLVVKETLRMHPALPLMLPRKCRETTEVDGYVIPENSRVIVNGWAINRDPNYWKDANTFQPERFLDNLVDYKGNNFEFLPFGSGRRMCPGMSFGLANVEFPLALYLYHFDWKLGGGVKPQDLNMEDGYGLTSRRLKQLYLVPTLTRPLPAH; the protein is encoded by the exons ATGGAGTTCTCTCTACTCTTATCCCTTCAAATCCTTATCCCAACTCTCATCTTCCTCACACTAATCatcaccaaaaaaagaaacggCAAGCTCCCGCCGGGCCCGCGTCGCATCCCGTTGCTCGGAaacatgcacaacatgatcagCAGCGAGGCCCCCCACCGCGCCCTCCACAAGCTCTCCCAAAAATTCGGCCCCGTGATGCACCTCCAGCTCGGCGAGGTTTCCGTCGCCGTCATCTCCTCCCCCGAGGCCGCCAAGCAG GTGATGAAGACCCACGACATCCACTTCGCCTCGCGGTCCCCGATCATTGTCGCGGAGATCATCAGCTACGCGTGCACCAGCATCACCTTCGGCCCGTACGGCGAGTACTGGCGCCAGCTCCGCAAGATCACGACGCTGGAGCTCCTCAGCATGAAGCGCGTCCAGTCGTTCCGGTGGCTCCGGGAGAAGGTCTTCATCGGCCTCGCCAGAAAATTCGTTTCCGGGGCCGAGGTGAACTTCTCTAAGGAGTTCAACGCGGCGACGTTTAACTTGATCTCGAGGGCGGCGCTCGGGGACGCGACGAAGCAGGTGGAGTCTCTGCACCCGATGATCAACGAGCTCGCGGACCTGGCGGCCGGGTTTGACATCGCCGACGTGTTTCCTTCGGTTAAATTGTTCCAGTGGATGAGCAGGATGAAGAAGAGGGTGTTGGTTATACACAAGGATATTGATAGGATTCTTGAGGAAGTCATCCACCAGCATAGAACTGCAAAGAGTGATGAACATCATGAAGATATTCTTGATGTTCTTCTCAAGTATCAGCAAGATGGCCTTGATTTCTCTCTCACCAAGGACAATGTCAAATCCGTCATCGTG gATATGTTGTCTGGAGGGAGCGAGACGTCCGGGACGACAGTCGAATGGGCGATGGCCGAACTCGTAAAAAATCCAAGAATCCTCGAGAAGGCACAGGAAGAGGTGAGGAGGATTTTCGACGAAGAGGGAACCATAGAGGAGTCGCGAATTCAGGAATGCAAGTATCTTAAGCTGGTGGTGAAGGAGACGCTGAGGATGCACCCAGCCCTGCCGCTGATGCTGCCGAGGAAATGCCGCGAGACGACCGAGGTGGACGGGTACGTGATACCGGAGAACTCCCGGGTGATCGTGAACGGATGGGCCATCAACAGAGACCCCAACTACTGGAAAGATGCCAACACTTTTCAACCCGAGAGGTTCCTTGACAATTTGGTGGATTACAAGGGAAATAACTTTGAGTTTCTCCCATTCGGTAGTGGCCGGAGGATGTGCCCCGGGATGTCGTTCGGGCTGGCCAACGTTGAGTTTCCGCTTGCTCTGTATTTGTACCATTTCGACTGGAAGTTGGGGGGTGGGGTGAAGCCTCAGGATTTGAATATGGAGGATGGGTATGGGTTGACTTCTAGGAGGCTTAAACAGCTCTATCTTGTGCCCACACTCACAAGGCCTTTGCCTGCCCACTGA